tgtagtttcTTCTTATGTtcaaattgcatttcatttgttgtAGGACACTTGTATTCGAATACAAAAAGGACTGTGGGAATCTTGGATTTAGGAGGAGGTTCAACACAGATCACTTTTCTCCCAAAATCCAAGGTAGGAATGCTTTTATGAATGTCCATTTTACTGTTACTATTACTTCGTGTTCACAATTTTCAATTTTAGTTTTCTGTATTCCCTACATGCTGCAACATGAGATGTGTCAActacattgttaaaaaaactaaaaccttTGCAGATGAACTAAGTGATGCCTAAAGACTGATTTTCTATTAAAGTTTTAAGAATTAGAACAATTTATTCGACATGCATGAAATCCTTgtaaaattaagatttttttatttggttacaTATTGTCAGTTTGAACAAGCCATCTGGGGAGCAGATaaataatgaatcattttctcttttcacaGAAAACCATCACTTCTGCCCCACCCACTTACATTGCTAGGATGAACATGTTCAATGGCACTTATGAACTGTACACTCACAGGTAAACTCCTGCATTCTGCACATTCTAGGCTTTCTTGGAAACTGTGGTCATGAAAATGCATGATGTTGTATCAGCCACAaacgcccatacacacacgtttAAGCATACAAAATCTGTAGATGTCAACATTTTAGACTTCAGACTGTTTGTATGTGAAATCACACTTAGTCATTTGCTGCTTTGTGGCCAATTTTCCATCAGAATTAGAACTTCCACAAATTTCCTGACTCACTTGCACCCATGACAGTAGACATTTGAAAATTCAAAGTGCGGTAACATTTGACATTGAAGATTGCTGTCAAATATTGATGCTTGTCAGTCATGAGCCTCATCCAGACCACCTGTTTATATTTCCAAACCTATTTCCATTGACAAAGACCACACAATTACATGTGAACTTAAGAATTTACCTCTTAAGCATTTATGACGTCTCTcatgtaatatacagtataatggtTGTTCTGTAGTATAATGGTCTTTCCTGTACAGCTACCTCGGAAATGGACTGGTAGCAGCTCGATTGGCAACCCTCGGAGCTCTTGGTGCTGAtggtaataacatttttatgataCCTATTAATCCATTGTTCTGATGCTAATTAtacactgattttttaaagaatagaaTAGATATAACCCTGTTTATCAGGCATACCACATAACCTATCCAGTTGAATGACTCCATGGGCTTTTATTATAGCTCAGAGAATAGCTTGCTCAGCATTGTCTGTAGAGTCATTTACAGAACGTGCCCTGGGACCCTCACTATGTTAGTAATTTTGGAGAAAAGAGCCAGTGATTATGTGGTCTTAACTAGTAAGCCTGAACGTGCTGCTATCAGGCATTGTATTGTTACATTCTTCCTTAACTCCACAGTTACCCTGGGGTAAACTCTTAGCTGGTGCATTCAAACTATTGTGAATTGTTCTCTGGAAGTGTATGTACagatataatattataattatcgTAGGAAAGCTCGAGCAAGTCACATGGTCTGATTCTTCTAGGATTAGACTGGAAAGTCTTCACAAGCTCGTGCTTGCCCAAGAAGTTCAGAGAGGACTGGACTTTTGGTGGGCTCACTTACAAAGTCAGTGGGATCCCAGATGGTAAGTAattctttgttaaaaaaacaagtgtAATATTCATGACCATAAATCTTCTGGACTTATTAAATTTACGTGAAAACCTACATTATGGATTTGCATGAATCAGTTTTACATTACTTTAGGACAGTTCAGGAAGAACAGGATCAGGTTAGCAGAACCATTAAAAACTAGAATTTCGTTTCAATTGAATCTTGCACTCTGTCTGTTAGGCCTGATATTGTGGAGGCAAAAGGCATGATTTAGTCCCTCATCTGGTGCAATCTTTTCTTACACAGACCTTTTAACAGTAATAACACAGCAGGCCATGTATTTAAGAGCACTGCAATTGTCAATTAACTCCTCAAATAATACAGCATTCCCATACCACAGTCATGTAGCCAAAAGATACTAGGTTTGTCCCTGACTTGTAATTTTTCTTTGCAACAAGTGGCTTGAACCTAACCGCTCCCAATCATGCGGTAAAAATAGATAGCCCAAGGGGAGGTTGATGTCAGCACTTGGTTTTTCagttgagctttttttttcttggcctAAATGAAAGTGGTCTTTTGGGCACACCTCCAGCATGCTGCAGTAGTGTTATGAAAGTGCTGGGACAACCTCAATGGAATTCACAGTCCCCAAGGGGCGGGCTCGAAGCCTGCACAGTTTAGTGCGACAGCACAGGGAGTCAGCCTCTTTCTGTGCTGCACTGGCCACATGAGTTCATTACAAACTTGATTATGAATCCATGCATACTTCTGTTCTTGTGTGCATCAGCCCATTAATTATAGCACTGCACAGTATTTTTGCCCCAGGAAAGTGTTTAGTTTGACATACAGTGCCAAGTATGCATAGATTGGACTTGTGTATTTGTTATGTACATATAAACACTTTTCCTTGGTTTTGTTTGGAATTAGTACTtcaaatgcaatacatttcaaTCTCTAACTAGATGTATATGTTGAATGATGTGTTAAATTACAATTTGTAAGAAGACATCTTGCTCATAAGCATGTGTATATGCTACATTAAATGGCTTTTCCCACTGAATTCCAGGTTATGCAGGGTACAAGCTCTGCTACTACGAGGTCATGAGGGTTGTCAAGGGGATTGTGCATCAGCCGTTCGAGGTGAAGGGGAGCAGCATTTTCTATGCCTTCTCTTACTACTATGACAGAGCCGTGGAGTCAGGTCTCATTGGtgagaaaacagaaacacataatATGGCAAAAATCTGCATCACTTCTAtgcttaaatataatttatattaaaaaattatataaacatttattgaaataatattGTTAAAGTCATTGGGGCTTGTAGCATTCAACTCTTAACCTgttcaaaaacaacaattagaaaaaaaattatattaataatattaaattacatcCATGTCCTGAACATGTCATTTTTCTTCCCTTAAAAATAGATAGTTATCtcatataattttaatattgaattATTCAGGCTGGTTTCATCAGTGTTCATGGtgaataatgataattaaattaTCATTTAGTTCAAACTGAATGAGAAAATAATTCTCCTTTTCAGATGGCAACCGTGGTGGAGTTGTGGAAGTTAGGGATTTCAAAAAGAGAGCAAAAGAAGGTGAGAGTGCTGACTTCTTCTGAGAGCACATCGGGTGTAGTGGTACATTTTGTGCCCAAACTCATATTTGTATTCAAGGCTCCAGCAATCGCACAACCTTCACAAAATATCAGCCTTCGGACCACAGAATCTTCCTCCAAAACACGCCCTGCTctacctcacacaaacacactggccTTGTTTGTGCCCAAATATCTTGGCTCAGGTTTACCTGAAGCATTGGCTTTATTGCCATTTGAAGGTTATGCAAGCTGATGATGTGTGATACACAAGTTTACATGGTATACACGTAAacatttatattgattttctgtGTCACTGCTAAGACGATCTGTTTcttttattgattcatttatgGACCTGGCCCATTTGTCAGAGCATGTGGAATTATTTCTGCGGTTGAATAAACATTTCAAGTCACACAACAGATTTATAGCTTGCTGGAAAGGGTTGGAGTGCTGCTGTAATCTATTTGCATAGCGAGAGCACTGCCCTGCCATCCAGAGGAACAAATCTGACAAAGACAAGCACAGCAGCTGACCCAGGAAGCACTCTCATTGGGCCAGAGAGTGCTTACAGCACCTGTCTGCAGAGACGCCACCGTGTactcatacagtacatttggcCAGGTCTTCTCTTGGCGCACCAGAAAATACAGACCTTAGCAACTGGGCTCAGCTCTTTTCACAGACCCCCCTCCTCAGTCAGTTAAAACCGGGGCTGAATTTGCAGGCTTCAGCCACAACCAGCCAGACGCATGCAGCAGTGCTTGAGTCACACATTTGACTGCCCTATATGCATGGGCCTGATGTGGCCCTTTGTGGATGTGTTTAAGAAAACACACCTTTACCTCCCCTGCAATAGGTGCAATTATTGAACTGCAGGAATGGCAAGATGCAAAAGATATGGTTTCCATTGTCTATccctagaatttttttttaatgacctgaAAAGGACTGTTTGGCCAGCCTTGTCCTACTCTCATCGTATTGGCTTGTAAGTTTTCCATCTATTAAACTGCAAATTGTAACTAAGGTTGTTctattttctttgattttcagTGTGCAATAAAATGACTAAGTACCGTCCCATCAGCCCCTTCCTGTGTATGGACATGACATATATCACCTGCTTGTTAAAGGAGGGCTTTGGCTTCAAGGACAGCACAGTACTTCAGGTAAGGTGTCCTTGTTAAAGGCAGCGCCTTATGTTGCACCTTGCCACGTGGTGTGGAACTGCGAACCAAGTCATCTCTGTGAGCGATGATTCCCTGATGTATTTTTCTCTTCCACACTCAGCTCGCTAAGAAGGTGAACAATGTTGAGACCAGCTGGGCTTTGGGCGCCACGTTCGACTACTTTCGCAACCTGAACATCCACTGAGGACAGAAAGGGGTCACTGGCatggaggtcagaggtcatcatTGCCTGGCCTTTGCCTCACCAACACCCAGGCTGCCTCGCACTGCGGTTTCATGTAAAACAACCCATCGCCCTCACCTTGCAACTCACAAATAATCTCAGAACTGTTGATAAAGAAATCactatatttttttaagaatgccAGCTATTTCTACTGTATGTTCAGTCCATGATAAGTGcgtgagtttatttttttttacacaagcgTTTACATTTAGCTTCTTTTGGGTCTCTATCCTAAAACTCTGTCCTGGTAATATTACTCATTATTCAAATCTTTTATGGTACTAAGGGAAAATTCTCACTGTGGTTTTAAAAGGCAAGATATGGACATAAACTGTAAGACcccagtttgtgtttttgttttgcagtgattttgttgttattttattgtaaaattatttattaaccaaaaagaaaactttgaaaaaataGTTCCAGAAACATAAATAGTAATGTATGCTTTGAAGTAGCTCTTGGTAAGGATTGATTAgactaaaacaaaattataatatCTTTCAGATACACCCCAACTGTTCTTGCTTATTTCTTCCTGTTTTGCACGTTACACTTTAATTGCAGATACTGTACCTAATGTTGCTTATCGTCAGCGAAGGAGTTgtacatattaattaatattattggggaaggggggtggggtgggggtggggcttcatGTTTGCCACAACTCAGGGGGCAAGGAAAGCAGAGACAGAAAGTGTTATTTTCACTGAATATGTCtaatatttgttatattttgtatgtattatTAAGCCTATGATTCTAAGCTGTGCATTATCAATGTGTGGCCATACTTAGAACACAATCCACTCTCATGTACTTGGACATGACTGACTTGGAAACTTTTCCATGGTGATGTTACCATTCCTTAAATGGGCAAAATCACTGTTGCACTCCATTGTCGATGGAAGGATCAAATGCTGGTTTCATTTGCAAAAATCTGATGTACAGTCTGGTGCTTAAACATCTCATTAACCTTTGTGAACATATTTCAATATAACTGCAAAATATTTAACTCTTTGGTGCAGAAAATACACTTAATaataaactgtcattttaatttgttttattaactgtaaacagtgctgtttttcagttgtatttgtaattattttacctgaaatgttttaattctgCAAACATTGAAGTAACATCAAAGGGACTGGgtatagaaaaatgtatttttttcataatttctgtaattttatttctgtaatctATTGACAAAACAATCCTCTTGCTTTATTGTgaactgtataaatgcatatatatatatatatatatatattctcttttattaaaacatttaacatttgtagACTTGAGTGTGTTTTGCTTCTCTTGATTATTTGTGAGGCTGTATAAATGTCACAATCTAAATGTATAATCTACCTATCTGTAGCATGACACTGTTTGCTAATTAAATAGAAGCAATCCAAAGAGGAGAAATAGGACCAATCATTCAGTGCAGTGCCCAATGTGATCAGTGTTGCAACAGCTTGTGTAGCAGGTAAGCACGTGTGCATTTAAACAGTTTGCAGAATCAATTCAAATTGAAGGGAAGATTGTACCCCATTTCATTTGTGTGGACAATGGACATGATGGAACTTTTGAAGATGACAATTAAGACAACAGGACTGGATGTGTTAACCTAATATCCAGACCTACAGGCTGGCATTATTTTAGTAGGATACAATACAagatacactgcctggccaaaaaaaaaagttgcacactaatattttgttggaccgcctttagctttgattacagcatgcattcgtcgtggcattgtattgacaaccttatgcaatgtcacatttatttccgtctagaattgcattatcttgtattgacaACGGGAACCaatccgtaaagtcttctccagcacatcccaaagactttcaaaggggttaaggtcaggactctgtggaggccaattcatgtgtgaaaatgattcctcatgctcccagaaccactctttcacaatttgagcctgATGAATCTTAGAAATATACATTCAAATGTCTTATTTTCCTAAGTGCCATATTGTAAATGAACAGACCTTATAAAGGGAAGTAATTTCAACACCAAAGACAAATTCATATGATCATCACCATATACGTCACCTATGAACACATGTCACATTAAGATTTGAGGAGAGTGATTTTTcactaaatataaaattgcTTTAACTTGGTAGAGAGTAGAGACACAGAGGGAAAACTGTGACACACTTGTATGAGAAGTTCAGCATTGGTGGTTTTTACAAAGCTGTTCTCTGCAAAACGTACAGGTTGAAAGCCcacatgtataaaaaatgcacaAGAGATTTATCACAACCCCAAGTCAGACAAAACAATGGTGTAGTTTAACactcaaaaattatttttattgttatttagaGACGATCAAGGTGAGATCAGCAGACCAAATTTGACCACCTCCTTGCTCAAAGGTGCATAGCACATTGTGTACATACATTAAAGATTGAAGAGTTAAAAACCATTTCAGAAAGTGTCAAATTCATTTACAAAAgttctaaattaatttatactaaATAAACCCTTAGAACCTTAAAAGGATAGGAATACATTTGGTTCTAGGTATCATACAAGTTTTCTCAGGCAGTGCAGACATGAATATAGAGTGCAAACAGCAAACAATCTCtgagattaaaataaaactttattcatTTACACTTTTACATGAAAACACCATGGCACCGACTCCTCTTCAGTTCTCCCACCGGAAACTCTTCATAGGCAGTCTCTCACTTGCTTGCGTATGCCATGATCTGTTCCTGGAAACACAAGGAGGGGAAAAattagttaaaataaaattttttaaaaacttgacgTAACTCAGACATAAcctcctctgtgttttttgtgtgaatctTCTGCCATCGACAAGAATCGATCAGCAAAAATGAACGGTAATTGCATAATAGGAAACCCGGCAAACAGGACGTTTCCCAACCTGGCCCACTGTCTGTCAGAGTTTCCAGGCCTCCACAAATCACTGATGTGAATGAATGCTAGTTCCAACTGCCTGTTACTAAGTGACCCTGTGGCCCTCATGGACCACAGCCACAAATGTGCAACACTGACATTATAGCATGTACGTATATCGTGCATGACTAGGCCGTGAGAATGGATCTCTTTATAAGAAGCTATGCATGCTGTCTCCAGGATCACTTAGTAGGAAATGAAGCCATTTCACATGAGCGGTCTGTAATAAAAGGAGTGTGAAAACACAGGCAAACGCAGCAGTACAGAGCGCGGGGCCAGCCCTGTACCCCACCCACACAATTTCGGTAACACTAAATTTGGGTCTAAACTTAGCCAGCGCCGTAGTTCACGACCAGGAGCACGGCCCAGTAAATTATAGGCGCTTTTGGACCTCGGAGGCATGTAatcagtgagggggggggggggtaggggggggggggggtggagcaggaggCGGGACTTGCCTTAACGGGTGGCACAGCATTGGTGGCCTGCAGTCCGAGGGTCCGCAGCAGCACCACGGGAGCGGAGTTGGTGGAGTAAAGCCGCTTCATGAGGTCGATGGCGGCCATCATAGGGAGGTTGTGCCGCTGCCGTTCCGTCTCGTACTCCAGGAGATGCTGAATAGCCCCTGAAGCACACAGAGCCCAAGTGAACCAGTGAAGCTTCTGGAAAACCAGTAGCAAGCAAAGCAGGGCTTCGCAATGTGTCGCAAAGCCAAGTTTATACCATTGTGAAGCAACTGCTAGTTTCATGCATGACTGCGTTCTGGTCTGTGGTGAACCACAGCAGTTGGTGACGGGGCAACAGGCTCCAAAGCATCTTACTGTTTTACGAAGCATCATGGTAAAGAAAATGACACAACATTTTATAGTTTCAGAACTGTGTGTTAAGCATAATGCATCACCTTATACTGGGAATTCACTGGCCACAAGGGAAATATCAATACACATCGAGAAATTTTCCGTCGATGAAGACACATACCTAACTGTACCCTCACACATTCTTCTTAGTATGTGCCCTTGGTGGTGAGAAAAACGTATATCCTGTACTTGCCCTTTATAGATACAGACATAtagatttactttttaattaaagtACCCCTCcagatatatttaaaaacctaaaaaaaactattctacgatgaataataatttgtttaatatgttgttccaccaaaaaaatgtttaataaactACTTAAAATGGCCTAGTAGCATTTCTACACCTTTAACCTCATTGAGAATGCCAGAATATATTAATGTAAATTggcatgtaaatgtaatttttaccAAGagaacattccccacaccattagaCTACCACTAGCCTGCACTGTtcacacaaggcaggatggatccatagATTCAAGCTGTTTACACCAAATTCTGTGCCTGCCATCTGTATGTTGCAACAGAAATTGAAATTCATCAGACCAGGCGATGTTTTTCCAATCTTCTATCATGCAACTTTGGTGATTATGTGCCCattgtagcctcatcttcctgatCTTAGCAGACAGGAGTAGTGGAACCTGCCGTGGTCTTCTGTTGCTGCAGTCGATCAGCTTCAAGTGTgacatgttgtgcattcagatgTGCCCTTCAGCACACCACTGATGTAAGCAGCTGTTATTTGAGAATTTATGGCCTTTCTCTTAGCTTGAATGAGTGACCATTTTCCTCTGACCTGTCTCATTAACAAGTTGTTATTGCCTGCTCCCTGGATGTTTTTATCGCACCATTCTCGGCATACTCTAGAGACTGCGGAGTGTGAAAATCCAGGGAAGGCAGCGGTTTCTGGGATGCTCCAACCACCACGACTGGCACAAACAACCACACCACAGTGAAAGTCACTGGGATCACACGTCTTTGCTGtttctaatgtttggtcaatcaacaactaaacctcttcaccatggcTGCAacatatgtagagctgcagACATATGAttcgctgtttggaggagcaggctatttacATTAACAAGCAGGTGTACTTAATAGTAGTGGCCATTGAGAGTATATTCAATATATACATGCAACTAAAATAATACATACCCAGTAGCTAGTGGCTTTGGATATGTTCGACGCAATATATGTCTATGTTCAGAATAAATCaaaacactgtaatgtaatgagtccCCTGCTCTGGTCTTTTTTTGAGCCAGTGTTAGTTTACCTCATTTACAAAAAGCATAACTTCAGGAATGCaacatttctgcattatttaGCAAAGTGATTTAGAACTCATCACCCCTGCTGTGTcatatattcatgtttt
This window of the Anguilla anguilla isolate fAngAng1 chromosome 1, fAngAng1.pri, whole genome shotgun sequence genome carries:
- the entpd5a gene encoding ectonucleoside triphosphate diphosphohydrolase 5 isoform X2 → MYHAVKPGLSAYADKPNVGGDTIRQLLKLARKTVPRSEWKKTPVVLKATAGLRLLPAEKAKALLDEVKEVFNESPFLVPNNSVSLMNGKNEGVLAWVTVNFLTGHLYSNTKRTVGILDLGGGSTQITFLPKSKKTITSAPPTYIARMNMFNGTYELYTHSYLGNGLVAARLATLGALGADGLDWKVFTSSCLPKKFREDWTFGGLTYKVSGIPDGYAGYKLCYYEVMRVVKGIVHQPFEVKGSSIFYAFSYYYDRAVESGLIDGNRGGVVEVRDFKKRAKEVCNKMTKYRPISPFLCMDMTYITCLLKEGFGFKDSTVLQLAKKVNNVETSWALGATFDYFRNLNIH
- the entpd5a gene encoding ectonucleoside triphosphate diphosphohydrolase 5 isoform X1, encoding MHVQIFILSVVSLWDLAQNFRAEATFNNHEHSANMENLLPSVARPSNRSYTFYGIMFDAGSTGTRIHVYTFIQKDPAELPVLDNEMYHAVKPGLSAYADKPNVGGDTIRQLLKLARKTVPRSEWKKTPVVLKATAGLRLLPAEKAKALLDEVKEVFNESPFLVPNNSVSLMNGKNEGVLAWVTVNFLTGHLYSNTKRTVGILDLGGGSTQITFLPKSKKTITSAPPTYIARMNMFNGTYELYTHSYLGNGLVAARLATLGALGADGLDWKVFTSSCLPKKFREDWTFGGLTYKVSGIPDGYAGYKLCYYEVMRVVKGIVHQPFEVKGSSIFYAFSYYYDRAVESGLIDGNRGGVVEVRDFKKRAKEVCNKMTKYRPISPFLCMDMTYITCLLKEGFGFKDSTVLQLAKKVNNVETSWALGATFDYFRNLNIH